A region from the Zonotrichia leucophrys gambelii isolate GWCS_2022_RI chromosome 21, RI_Zleu_2.0, whole genome shotgun sequence genome encodes:
- the PER3 gene encoding period circadian protein homolog 3 isoform X1 gives MDASERRGGSAEHGAARAWAGAGREAAAAPGGAAGARCAACAGSGPGGTELHSPESGGKKSNSEQLNWSQSHKDMMMMIQEMKRCLPEEKRSSNKPSTISALNYALQCVQQVQANNDFFQALNDRRVFQADVVTYSIEELVAVASEHTPKNTDTFVAVFSLLSGRIVHISEQAASILNCKKKVLDSSRFVELLVPQDVSVFYTHTDQSHLPLWNMESQTASPYEYAQVKSFFCRIRGGKDQEQEARCYPFRITPYLVHVCTSVHVDAESCCLALAEKIHSGYEAPRIPMDKRIFTTTHTPGCVFLDIDDRAVPLLGYLPQDLIGTSILMYLHPEDRPLMITIHRKILKFAGQPPFEHLPIRFCTQNGDYVILDTSWSSFVNPWSRKVVFIIGRHKVRTSPLNEDVFAPRSKETSSVEKEIRELQGQIYKLLLQPVHSNVSSGYGSLGSSGSYEHYISIASSSDSNGNCAEETQEPMTLQQVCADVNRIKNLGQQLYIASRSKPQNANEQAVSSEVLGGKRHPASCFLQTLRGDGTEPGNAFYDDPKKTPHVPSYQQINCVDSIIRYLESCSIPALKRKCKSSANTSSSSSEDDKQVQQSQQEVRALEDTAMLSAVESHTPISAGLEEPLKDQTTSGMVGAPLADLTLSNKAPSVISVTSQCSYSSTIVHVPHPESEVTTMEDAAVGSEQVELPPVNAQSLPVLPEDLKPVGLTKETLSAHTQKEEQNYVDKFRQRVLLSPFRTYLQQGSGSNNRHSCGQGDSPSKQMSPANCKKGKHGKFKRQKPQRQCSDSHSSSKNRNSLPCEKRTNQKQLFSPSEVSYLSSSSLNVHPPVGFPAYLNPVSTFPAPSGGEQLALRPSQPQSMSSSQLCCGPQSYPVFYPPNIGTFMAVFFQGFPMYAQMPQHVFLPGPQCVYPPSSYPCTTLPPAPPPCAPSPVAPRSVDQPFPASPHSSVEDQQEGQCDQALLLSSSRSSSPLQLNLLQEELPKPMELSISADVKPRAEDKHDNDPEDHGKTAAPEFPDRSLYKDSQLGSGSAASGSGSALSGSLGSSFNETSGHGTAGSGKSSKYFASNYSSGASKEEENQEAEEKGTAYKSKHESAWVKMDHTPERFLMNYQMPNRIKEEVLKQDLEKLAVMQKQQPWFTDGQKKELAEVHSWIRTQTVPLQISTQGCVTCDSREGSCEAAVADESMENKGEPR, from the exons ATGGACGCGAGCGAGCGCCGAGGCGGCAGCGCGGAGCACGGCGCGGCCcgggcctgggctggggccggccgggaggcggcggcggcgcccgggGGGGCTGCGGGCGCTCGGTGCGCGGCGTGCGCGGGAAGCGGCCCCGGCGGGACCGAGCTGCACAGCCCCGAGTCCGGCGGCAAGAAATCCAACAG CGAGCAGCTGAATTGGAGCCAATCACACAAAgatatgatgatgatgatccAAGAAATGAAAAGGTGTTTGcctgaggagaaaaggagttCTAACAAGCCCAGCACCATCAGTGCTCTCAACTACGCCttgcagtgtgtgcagcaggtCCAAG cAAACAATGACTTTTTCCAGGCTCTGAATGACCGAAGAGTGTTTCAGGCAGATGTGGTGACATACAGCATAGAAGAGTTGGTGGCAGTTGCATCTGAACACACTCCAAAAAACACT GACACGTTTGTGgctgtgttttctttgctgtctgGACGCATAGTGCACATTTCTGAGCAGGCAGCCTCCATTCTGAACTGTAAGAAGAAAGTGTTGGACTCCTCCCGGTTTGTGGAGCTGCTTGTCCCTCAGGATGTCAGTGTGTTCTACACTCACACTGACCAGTCTCACCTGCCCCTTTGGAACATGGAGAGTCAAACAG CTTCTCCATATGAATATGCCCAGGTGAAATCCTTTTTCTGCAGGATCAG gGGTGGGAAAGATCAAGAACAAGAAGCACGTTGTTACCCCTTCAGAATCACCCCATACTTGGTCCACGTGTGCACTTCTGTCCATGTGGATGCAGAGTCCTGCTGCTTAGCTTTGGCTGAGAAAATCCACTCTGGATATGAAG CTCCTCGAATTCCTATGGATAAAAGAATATTCACCACCACACACACCCCTGGATGTGTTTTTCTGGACATAGATGACAG AGCAGTGCCTTTGTTGGGTTACTTACCTCAGGATTTAATTGGAACATCCATACTGATGTATTTGCACCCAGAAGATCGTCCTCTGATGATCACTATTCACCGGAAAA TACTGAAATTTGCTGGCCAGCCCCCTTTTGAACATTTACCTATCAGATTTTGTACTCAAAATGGGGATTATGTCATCCTGGACACCAGCTGGTCCAGTTTTGTGAATCCCTGGAGCAGGAAAGTTGTGTTCATCATTGGCCGACACAAAGTCCGCAC AAGCCCTCTGAATGAAGATGTGTTTGCCCCAAGAAGTAAAGAAACGAGCAGCGTGGAGAAAGAGATAAGAGAATTGCAAGGACAAATTTACAAACTGCTTCTGCAG CCAGTTCACAGCAATGTTTCCAGTGGTTATGGGAGCCTTGGAAGCAGTGGCTCTTATGAGCACTACATCAGCATAGCATCTTCAAGTGACTCCAATGGGAACTGTGCAGAGGAAACACAGGAACCA ATGACATTGCAACAAGTTTGTGCAGATGTCAACAGAATAAAGaacctggggcagcagctgtacATTGCATCGAGGAGCAAACCACAGAATGCAAATGAGCAGGCTGTGAGCTCAGAAGTTTTGGGAG GGAAGAGGCACCCTGCTTCCTGTTTTCTTCAGACACTGAGAGGGGATGGCACAGAACCAGGCAATGCATTTTATGATGATCCAAAGAAGACTCCTCATGTTCCTTCCTATCAGCAGATCAATTGTGTTGATAGTATCATCAG ATATCTAGAGAGCTGCAGTATTCCAGCATTGAAAAGGAAGTGTAAATCTTCTGCAAATACATCATCGTCATCTTCAGAAGATGACAAACAAGTCCAGCAAAGTCAGCAGGAAGTCAGGGCATTGGAAG ATACTGCTATGCTGTCAGCAGTTGAGTCCCACACGCCAATATCTGCTGGTCTGGAAGAGCCGCTGAAAGACCAGACAACTTCAGGCATGGTGGGAGCTCCTCTGGCAGACCTGACCCTGTCCAACAAGGCTCCAAGTGTCATATCTGTCACCAGCCAGTGCAGCTACAGCAGCACTATAGTGCATGTCCCACACCCTGAATCAG AAGTGACTACAATGGAGGATGCTGCTGTTGGAAGTGAACAAGTTGAGCTGCCTCCTGTGAATGCCCAGAgtctcccagtgctgcctgagGACTTAAAGCCGGTTGGGCTAACAAAGGAGACGTTGTCAGCCCACACTCAAAAGGAGGAGCAGAACTATGTTGACAAGTTCAGACAGAGGGTCTTGCTCTCTCCGTTTAGGACTTACCTTCAACAAGGAAGTGGAAGTAACAACAGACATTCCTGTGGCCAAG gtGATTCCCCTTCAAAGCAGATGAGCCCAGCTAACTGTAAAAAAGGCAAACATGGAAAATTCAAGCGCCAGAAACCTCAGAGACAGTGCTCAGATAGCCACTCTTCtagtaaaaatagaaatagtCTTCCATGTGAGAAGAGAACAAATCAGAAACAGTTGTTCTCTCCCTCAGAAGTGTCCTATCTGAGCTCCTCCAGTCTGAATGTCCATCCTCCTGTGGGATTTCCTGCCTATTTGAATCCAGTGTCTACTTTTCCAGCCCCTTCTGGAGGAGAGCAGCTTGCCCTTCGCCCATCACAACCCCAGTCCATGTCCTCATCCCAGCTATGCTGTGGACCACAGTCATACCCAGTCTTTTATCCCCCAAACATAGGCACCTTTATGGCTGTGTTTTTTCAGGGTTTCCCCATGTATGCTCAGATGCCTCAGCATGTCTTTCTCCCTGGCCCTCAGTGTGTTTATCCCCCCTCTTCATATCCATGCACCACGTTACCCCCAGCGCCCCCTCCTTGTGCTCCATCGCCTGTAGCACCACGCTCTGTGGATCAGCcctttccagcctctcctcactCATCTGTGGAGGACCAGCAAGAGGGCCAGTGTgaccaggccctgctgctgagcagctcaaGGAGCAGCTCCCCACTTCAGCTGAATTTGCTTCAAGAAGAGCTGCCAAAACCTATGGAGCTTTCCATTAGCGCTGATGTTAAGCCACGTGCAGAAGATAAGCAC GATAATGATCCAGAAGATCATGGTAAAACTGCTGCTCCTGAATTTCCTGACCGCTCGTTGTACAAGGACTCACAGTTGGGTTCAGGCTCAGCAGCATCAGGCAGTGGATCAGCTTTATCTGGTTCTTTAGGCTCTAGCTTCAACGAGACTTCTGGCCATGGCACAG CAGGtagtgggaaaagcagcaaatatttTGCCAGTAATTATTCTTCTGGAGCTTCCAAAGAAGAGGAGAATcaggaagcagaagaaaaagggaCAGCTTATAAATCGAAGCATGAGTCAGCCTGGGTGAAGATGGATCACACACCTGAGAGATTTCTAATGAATTACCAAATGCCAAACAG gatcAAAGAGGAGGTTCTGAAGCAGGATCTGGAGAAGCTGGCAGTcatgcagaagcagcagccttGGTTCACAGATGGGCAGAAGAAGGAGCTTGCAGAGGTGCACTCGTGGATCAGGACCCAGACTGTGCCCCTGCAGATCAGCACCCAG GGCTGTGTGACGTGtgacagcagggaaggaagcTGCGAGGCTGCAGTGGCTGATGAGAGCATGGAGAACAAGGGAGAGCCACGCTGA
- the PER3 gene encoding period circadian protein homolog 3 isoform X3: MDASERRGGSAEHGAARAWAGAGREAAAAPGGAAGARCAACAGSGPGGTELHSPESGGKKSNSEQLNWSQSHKDMMMMIQEMKRCLPEEKRSSNKPSTISALNYALQCVQQVQANNDFFQALNDRRVFQADVVTYSIEELVAVASEHTPKNTDTFVAVFSLLSGRIVHISEQAASILNCKKKVLDSSRFVELLVPQDVSVFYTHTDQSHLPLWNMESQTASPYEYAQVKSFFCRIRGGKDQEQEARCYPFRITPYLVHVCTSVHVDAESCCLALAEKIHSGYEAPRIPMDKRIFTTTHTPGCVFLDIDDRAVPLLGYLPQDLIGTSILMYLHPEDRPLMITIHRKILKFAGQPPFEHLPIRFCTQNGDYVILDTSWSSFVNPWSRKVVFIIGRHKVRTSPLNEDVFAPRSKETSSVEKEIRELQGQIYKLLLQPVHSNVSSGYGSLGSSGSYEHYISIASSSDSNGNCAEETQEPMTLQQVCADVNRIKNLGQQLYIASRSKPQNANEQAVSSEVLGGKRHPASCFLQTLRGDGTEPGNAFYDDPKKTPHVPSYQQINCVDSIIRYLESCSIPALKRKCKSSANTSSSSSEDDKQVQQSQQEVRALEDTAMLSAVESHTPISAGLEEPLKDQTTSGMVGAPLADLTLSNKAPSVISVTSQCSYSSTIVHVPHPESEVTTMEDAAVGSEQVELPPVNAQSLPVLPEDLKPVGLTKETLSAHTQKEEQNYVDKFRQRVLLSPFRTYLQQGSGSNNRHSCGQGDSPSKQMSPANCKKGKHGKFKRQKPQRQCSDSHSSSKNRNSLPCEKRTNQKQLFSPSEVSYLSSSSLNVHPPVGFPAYLNPVSTFPAPSGGEQLALRPSQPQSMSSSQLCCGPQSYPVFYPPNIGTFMAVFFQGFPMYAQMPQHVFLPGPQCVYPPSSYPCTTLPPAPPPCAPSPVAPRSVDQPFPASPHSSVEDQQEGQCDQALLLSSSRSSSPLQLNLLQEELPKPMELSISADVKPRAEDKHDNDPEDHGKTAAPEFPDRSLYKDSQLGSGSAASGSGSALSGSLGSSFNETSGHGTGSGKSSKYFASNYSSGASKEEENQEAEEKGTAYKSKHESAWVKMDHTPERFLMNYQMPNRIKEEVLKQDLEKLAVMQKQQPWFTDGQKKELAEVHSWIRTQTVPLQISTQGCVTCDSREGSCEAAVADESMENKGEPR, encoded by the exons ATGGACGCGAGCGAGCGCCGAGGCGGCAGCGCGGAGCACGGCGCGGCCcgggcctgggctggggccggccgggaggcggcggcggcgcccgggGGGGCTGCGGGCGCTCGGTGCGCGGCGTGCGCGGGAAGCGGCCCCGGCGGGACCGAGCTGCACAGCCCCGAGTCCGGCGGCAAGAAATCCAACAG CGAGCAGCTGAATTGGAGCCAATCACACAAAgatatgatgatgatgatccAAGAAATGAAAAGGTGTTTGcctgaggagaaaaggagttCTAACAAGCCCAGCACCATCAGTGCTCTCAACTACGCCttgcagtgtgtgcagcaggtCCAAG cAAACAATGACTTTTTCCAGGCTCTGAATGACCGAAGAGTGTTTCAGGCAGATGTGGTGACATACAGCATAGAAGAGTTGGTGGCAGTTGCATCTGAACACACTCCAAAAAACACT GACACGTTTGTGgctgtgttttctttgctgtctgGACGCATAGTGCACATTTCTGAGCAGGCAGCCTCCATTCTGAACTGTAAGAAGAAAGTGTTGGACTCCTCCCGGTTTGTGGAGCTGCTTGTCCCTCAGGATGTCAGTGTGTTCTACACTCACACTGACCAGTCTCACCTGCCCCTTTGGAACATGGAGAGTCAAACAG CTTCTCCATATGAATATGCCCAGGTGAAATCCTTTTTCTGCAGGATCAG gGGTGGGAAAGATCAAGAACAAGAAGCACGTTGTTACCCCTTCAGAATCACCCCATACTTGGTCCACGTGTGCACTTCTGTCCATGTGGATGCAGAGTCCTGCTGCTTAGCTTTGGCTGAGAAAATCCACTCTGGATATGAAG CTCCTCGAATTCCTATGGATAAAAGAATATTCACCACCACACACACCCCTGGATGTGTTTTTCTGGACATAGATGACAG AGCAGTGCCTTTGTTGGGTTACTTACCTCAGGATTTAATTGGAACATCCATACTGATGTATTTGCACCCAGAAGATCGTCCTCTGATGATCACTATTCACCGGAAAA TACTGAAATTTGCTGGCCAGCCCCCTTTTGAACATTTACCTATCAGATTTTGTACTCAAAATGGGGATTATGTCATCCTGGACACCAGCTGGTCCAGTTTTGTGAATCCCTGGAGCAGGAAAGTTGTGTTCATCATTGGCCGACACAAAGTCCGCAC AAGCCCTCTGAATGAAGATGTGTTTGCCCCAAGAAGTAAAGAAACGAGCAGCGTGGAGAAAGAGATAAGAGAATTGCAAGGACAAATTTACAAACTGCTTCTGCAG CCAGTTCACAGCAATGTTTCCAGTGGTTATGGGAGCCTTGGAAGCAGTGGCTCTTATGAGCACTACATCAGCATAGCATCTTCAAGTGACTCCAATGGGAACTGTGCAGAGGAAACACAGGAACCA ATGACATTGCAACAAGTTTGTGCAGATGTCAACAGAATAAAGaacctggggcagcagctgtacATTGCATCGAGGAGCAAACCACAGAATGCAAATGAGCAGGCTGTGAGCTCAGAAGTTTTGGGAG GGAAGAGGCACCCTGCTTCCTGTTTTCTTCAGACACTGAGAGGGGATGGCACAGAACCAGGCAATGCATTTTATGATGATCCAAAGAAGACTCCTCATGTTCCTTCCTATCAGCAGATCAATTGTGTTGATAGTATCATCAG ATATCTAGAGAGCTGCAGTATTCCAGCATTGAAAAGGAAGTGTAAATCTTCTGCAAATACATCATCGTCATCTTCAGAAGATGACAAACAAGTCCAGCAAAGTCAGCAGGAAGTCAGGGCATTGGAAG ATACTGCTATGCTGTCAGCAGTTGAGTCCCACACGCCAATATCTGCTGGTCTGGAAGAGCCGCTGAAAGACCAGACAACTTCAGGCATGGTGGGAGCTCCTCTGGCAGACCTGACCCTGTCCAACAAGGCTCCAAGTGTCATATCTGTCACCAGCCAGTGCAGCTACAGCAGCACTATAGTGCATGTCCCACACCCTGAATCAG AAGTGACTACAATGGAGGATGCTGCTGTTGGAAGTGAACAAGTTGAGCTGCCTCCTGTGAATGCCCAGAgtctcccagtgctgcctgagGACTTAAAGCCGGTTGGGCTAACAAAGGAGACGTTGTCAGCCCACACTCAAAAGGAGGAGCAGAACTATGTTGACAAGTTCAGACAGAGGGTCTTGCTCTCTCCGTTTAGGACTTACCTTCAACAAGGAAGTGGAAGTAACAACAGACATTCCTGTGGCCAAG gtGATTCCCCTTCAAAGCAGATGAGCCCAGCTAACTGTAAAAAAGGCAAACATGGAAAATTCAAGCGCCAGAAACCTCAGAGACAGTGCTCAGATAGCCACTCTTCtagtaaaaatagaaatagtCTTCCATGTGAGAAGAGAACAAATCAGAAACAGTTGTTCTCTCCCTCAGAAGTGTCCTATCTGAGCTCCTCCAGTCTGAATGTCCATCCTCCTGTGGGATTTCCTGCCTATTTGAATCCAGTGTCTACTTTTCCAGCCCCTTCTGGAGGAGAGCAGCTTGCCCTTCGCCCATCACAACCCCAGTCCATGTCCTCATCCCAGCTATGCTGTGGACCACAGTCATACCCAGTCTTTTATCCCCCAAACATAGGCACCTTTATGGCTGTGTTTTTTCAGGGTTTCCCCATGTATGCTCAGATGCCTCAGCATGTCTTTCTCCCTGGCCCTCAGTGTGTTTATCCCCCCTCTTCATATCCATGCACCACGTTACCCCCAGCGCCCCCTCCTTGTGCTCCATCGCCTGTAGCACCACGCTCTGTGGATCAGCcctttccagcctctcctcactCATCTGTGGAGGACCAGCAAGAGGGCCAGTGTgaccaggccctgctgctgagcagctcaaGGAGCAGCTCCCCACTTCAGCTGAATTTGCTTCAAGAAGAGCTGCCAAAACCTATGGAGCTTTCCATTAGCGCTGATGTTAAGCCACGTGCAGAAGATAAGCAC GATAATGATCCAGAAGATCATGGTAAAACTGCTGCTCCTGAATTTCCTGACCGCTCGTTGTACAAGGACTCACAGTTGGGTTCAGGCTCAGCAGCATCAGGCAGTGGATCAGCTTTATCTGGTTCTTTAGGCTCTAGCTTCAACGAGACTTCTGGCCATGGCACAG GtagtgggaaaagcagcaaatatttTGCCAGTAATTATTCTTCTGGAGCTTCCAAAGAAGAGGAGAATcaggaagcagaagaaaaagggaCAGCTTATAAATCGAAGCATGAGTCAGCCTGGGTGAAGATGGATCACACACCTGAGAGATTTCTAATGAATTACCAAATGCCAAACAG gatcAAAGAGGAGGTTCTGAAGCAGGATCTGGAGAAGCTGGCAGTcatgcagaagcagcagccttGGTTCACAGATGGGCAGAAGAAGGAGCTTGCAGAGGTGCACTCGTGGATCAGGACCCAGACTGTGCCCCTGCAGATCAGCACCCAG GGCTGTGTGACGTGtgacagcagggaaggaagcTGCGAGGCTGCAGTGGCTGATGAGAGCATGGAGAACAAGGGAGAGCCACGCTGA
- the PER3 gene encoding period circadian protein homolog 3 isoform X2 codes for MDASERRGGSAEHGAARAWAGAGREAAAAPGGAAGARCAACAGSGPGGTELHSPESGGKKSNSEQLNWSQSHKDMMMMIQEMKRCLPEEKRSSNKPSTISALNYALQCVQQVQANNDFFQALNDRRVFQADVVTYSIEELVAVASEHTPKNTDTFVAVFSLLSGRIVHISEQAASILNCKKKVLDSSRFVELLVPQDVSVFYTHTDQSHLPLWNMESQTASPYEYAQVKSFFCRIRGGKDQEQEARCYPFRITPYLVHVCTSVHVDAESCCLALAEKIHSGYEAPRIPMDKRIFTTTHTPGCVFLDIDDRAVPLLGYLPQDLIGTSILMYLHPEDRPLMITIHRKILKFAGQPPFEHLPIRFCTQNGDYVILDTSWSSFVNPWSRKVVFIIGRHKVRTSPLNEDVFAPRSKETSSVEKEIRELQGQIYKLLLQPVHSNVSSGYGSLGSSGSYEHYISIASSSDSNGNCAEETQEPMTLQQVCADVNRIKNLGQQLYIASRSKPQNANEQAVSSEVLGGKRHPASCFLQTLRGDGTEPGNAFYDDPKKTPHVPSYQQINCVDSIIRYLESCSIPALKRKCKSSANTSSSSSEDDKQVQQSQQEVRALEDTAMLSAVESHTPISAGLEEPLKDQTTSGMVGAPLADLTLSNKAPSVISVTSQCSYSSTIVHVPHPESVTTMEDAAVGSEQVELPPVNAQSLPVLPEDLKPVGLTKETLSAHTQKEEQNYVDKFRQRVLLSPFRTYLQQGSGSNNRHSCGQGDSPSKQMSPANCKKGKHGKFKRQKPQRQCSDSHSSSKNRNSLPCEKRTNQKQLFSPSEVSYLSSSSLNVHPPVGFPAYLNPVSTFPAPSGGEQLALRPSQPQSMSSSQLCCGPQSYPVFYPPNIGTFMAVFFQGFPMYAQMPQHVFLPGPQCVYPPSSYPCTTLPPAPPPCAPSPVAPRSVDQPFPASPHSSVEDQQEGQCDQALLLSSSRSSSPLQLNLLQEELPKPMELSISADVKPRAEDKHDNDPEDHGKTAAPEFPDRSLYKDSQLGSGSAASGSGSALSGSLGSSFNETSGHGTAGSGKSSKYFASNYSSGASKEEENQEAEEKGTAYKSKHESAWVKMDHTPERFLMNYQMPNRIKEEVLKQDLEKLAVMQKQQPWFTDGQKKELAEVHSWIRTQTVPLQISTQGCVTCDSREGSCEAAVADESMENKGEPR; via the exons ATGGACGCGAGCGAGCGCCGAGGCGGCAGCGCGGAGCACGGCGCGGCCcgggcctgggctggggccggccgggaggcggcggcggcgcccgggGGGGCTGCGGGCGCTCGGTGCGCGGCGTGCGCGGGAAGCGGCCCCGGCGGGACCGAGCTGCACAGCCCCGAGTCCGGCGGCAAGAAATCCAACAG CGAGCAGCTGAATTGGAGCCAATCACACAAAgatatgatgatgatgatccAAGAAATGAAAAGGTGTTTGcctgaggagaaaaggagttCTAACAAGCCCAGCACCATCAGTGCTCTCAACTACGCCttgcagtgtgtgcagcaggtCCAAG cAAACAATGACTTTTTCCAGGCTCTGAATGACCGAAGAGTGTTTCAGGCAGATGTGGTGACATACAGCATAGAAGAGTTGGTGGCAGTTGCATCTGAACACACTCCAAAAAACACT GACACGTTTGTGgctgtgttttctttgctgtctgGACGCATAGTGCACATTTCTGAGCAGGCAGCCTCCATTCTGAACTGTAAGAAGAAAGTGTTGGACTCCTCCCGGTTTGTGGAGCTGCTTGTCCCTCAGGATGTCAGTGTGTTCTACACTCACACTGACCAGTCTCACCTGCCCCTTTGGAACATGGAGAGTCAAACAG CTTCTCCATATGAATATGCCCAGGTGAAATCCTTTTTCTGCAGGATCAG gGGTGGGAAAGATCAAGAACAAGAAGCACGTTGTTACCCCTTCAGAATCACCCCATACTTGGTCCACGTGTGCACTTCTGTCCATGTGGATGCAGAGTCCTGCTGCTTAGCTTTGGCTGAGAAAATCCACTCTGGATATGAAG CTCCTCGAATTCCTATGGATAAAAGAATATTCACCACCACACACACCCCTGGATGTGTTTTTCTGGACATAGATGACAG AGCAGTGCCTTTGTTGGGTTACTTACCTCAGGATTTAATTGGAACATCCATACTGATGTATTTGCACCCAGAAGATCGTCCTCTGATGATCACTATTCACCGGAAAA TACTGAAATTTGCTGGCCAGCCCCCTTTTGAACATTTACCTATCAGATTTTGTACTCAAAATGGGGATTATGTCATCCTGGACACCAGCTGGTCCAGTTTTGTGAATCCCTGGAGCAGGAAAGTTGTGTTCATCATTGGCCGACACAAAGTCCGCAC AAGCCCTCTGAATGAAGATGTGTTTGCCCCAAGAAGTAAAGAAACGAGCAGCGTGGAGAAAGAGATAAGAGAATTGCAAGGACAAATTTACAAACTGCTTCTGCAG CCAGTTCACAGCAATGTTTCCAGTGGTTATGGGAGCCTTGGAAGCAGTGGCTCTTATGAGCACTACATCAGCATAGCATCTTCAAGTGACTCCAATGGGAACTGTGCAGAGGAAACACAGGAACCA ATGACATTGCAACAAGTTTGTGCAGATGTCAACAGAATAAAGaacctggggcagcagctgtacATTGCATCGAGGAGCAAACCACAGAATGCAAATGAGCAGGCTGTGAGCTCAGAAGTTTTGGGAG GGAAGAGGCACCCTGCTTCCTGTTTTCTTCAGACACTGAGAGGGGATGGCACAGAACCAGGCAATGCATTTTATGATGATCCAAAGAAGACTCCTCATGTTCCTTCCTATCAGCAGATCAATTGTGTTGATAGTATCATCAG ATATCTAGAGAGCTGCAGTATTCCAGCATTGAAAAGGAAGTGTAAATCTTCTGCAAATACATCATCGTCATCTTCAGAAGATGACAAACAAGTCCAGCAAAGTCAGCAGGAAGTCAGGGCATTGGAAG ATACTGCTATGCTGTCAGCAGTTGAGTCCCACACGCCAATATCTGCTGGTCTGGAAGAGCCGCTGAAAGACCAGACAACTTCAGGCATGGTGGGAGCTCCTCTGGCAGACCTGACCCTGTCCAACAAGGCTCCAAGTGTCATATCTGTCACCAGCCAGTGCAGCTACAGCAGCACTATAGTGCATGTCCCACACCCTGAATCAG TGACTACAATGGAGGATGCTGCTGTTGGAAGTGAACAAGTTGAGCTGCCTCCTGTGAATGCCCAGAgtctcccagtgctgcctgagGACTTAAAGCCGGTTGGGCTAACAAAGGAGACGTTGTCAGCCCACACTCAAAAGGAGGAGCAGAACTATGTTGACAAGTTCAGACAGAGGGTCTTGCTCTCTCCGTTTAGGACTTACCTTCAACAAGGAAGTGGAAGTAACAACAGACATTCCTGTGGCCAAG gtGATTCCCCTTCAAAGCAGATGAGCCCAGCTAACTGTAAAAAAGGCAAACATGGAAAATTCAAGCGCCAGAAACCTCAGAGACAGTGCTCAGATAGCCACTCTTCtagtaaaaatagaaatagtCTTCCATGTGAGAAGAGAACAAATCAGAAACAGTTGTTCTCTCCCTCAGAAGTGTCCTATCTGAGCTCCTCCAGTCTGAATGTCCATCCTCCTGTGGGATTTCCTGCCTATTTGAATCCAGTGTCTACTTTTCCAGCCCCTTCTGGAGGAGAGCAGCTTGCCCTTCGCCCATCACAACCCCAGTCCATGTCCTCATCCCAGCTATGCTGTGGACCACAGTCATACCCAGTCTTTTATCCCCCAAACATAGGCACCTTTATGGCTGTGTTTTTTCAGGGTTTCCCCATGTATGCTCAGATGCCTCAGCATGTCTTTCTCCCTGGCCCTCAGTGTGTTTATCCCCCCTCTTCATATCCATGCACCACGTTACCCCCAGCGCCCCCTCCTTGTGCTCCATCGCCTGTAGCACCACGCTCTGTGGATCAGCcctttccagcctctcctcactCATCTGTGGAGGACCAGCAAGAGGGCCAGTGTgaccaggccctgctgctgagcagctcaaGGAGCAGCTCCCCACTTCAGCTGAATTTGCTTCAAGAAGAGCTGCCAAAACCTATGGAGCTTTCCATTAGCGCTGATGTTAAGCCACGTGCAGAAGATAAGCAC GATAATGATCCAGAAGATCATGGTAAAACTGCTGCTCCTGAATTTCCTGACCGCTCGTTGTACAAGGACTCACAGTTGGGTTCAGGCTCAGCAGCATCAGGCAGTGGATCAGCTTTATCTGGTTCTTTAGGCTCTAGCTTCAACGAGACTTCTGGCCATGGCACAG CAGGtagtgggaaaagcagcaaatatttTGCCAGTAATTATTCTTCTGGAGCTTCCAAAGAAGAGGAGAATcaggaagcagaagaaaaagggaCAGCTTATAAATCGAAGCATGAGTCAGCCTGGGTGAAGATGGATCACACACCTGAGAGATTTCTAATGAATTACCAAATGCCAAACAG gatcAAAGAGGAGGTTCTGAAGCAGGATCTGGAGAAGCTGGCAGTcatgcagaagcagcagccttGGTTCACAGATGGGCAGAAGAAGGAGCTTGCAGAGGTGCACTCGTGGATCAGGACCCAGACTGTGCCCCTGCAGATCAGCACCCAG GGCTGTGTGACGTGtgacagcagggaaggaagcTGCGAGGCTGCAGTGGCTGATGAGAGCATGGAGAACAAGGGAGAGCCACGCTGA